The DNA segment AATCCCTCTGCCCGACACGGCTGCGGAGGATGGCCCCCAGGCCGAGGAGGATTTGGGACCTCAGGCGGCTTGATCAGTGGCATAGTGGGGAATGACCGCGAGGGACTGCATTGCCGGAAGAGCCCTGCCAGTGCCCGGATTGCCAACGGTTTTACCGGGAGCATGATCGGCTAATCCGGGAATCCCCCACGCTTCGTCAACAACAGGAGCTCAACTGGGCCGCTCTGCAGTCGTTCCGCACATTGTCCGGACGCGTTCTCGAGGATCTGCAAAAGCAGCACGGGTCCCGTCAGACAGCAGATGCAGCCGCCTCAAAGCCTGCAGCAACTGGAGCGCCCCTCCCTGAGGAATCAGGCGATGCTCTCCAGCAGGCCATTGCTGATCTGGAGAACATCAACGCCCATCTCTTCTCGATTGAGGCCTTGATGGAACGGGTCTTTGATGTGCGAGTTCCCGAAGAAATTGAGCAGAAGTTCCGCGAGCTGGCCGGCGAGTTGGCTCCTGATCCGTTGAATGTGGACCGTCTTCGGCTCAATCGCCTGTTGCACCAGACTCCGGATTTACCCGATCGGAACTGACACTCGATGTCCGATAAGAGCCTTGGAGAAGTCTCCAGGGCTTCTTTTTTGGCTGTTTTCAGCGCACGTCGCAGGTGATCTCCACGTTGAGTGGATCCACGGCCCAGATGTTGTTGCAGTACTCGCTGATCGAACGGTCGGAGGAGAAGAACCCGGTTCGGGCCGTGTTCAGTAGCGACATCCGATTCCAGTGCATCCGGTCGCTCCAGGCGCGGCTGACTGCCTCCTGGGCGCGCAGGTAGTCGGCATAGTCCGCCATCACATAGAAGGGGTCGTTCCCGGTGAGGTTGTCGAGCAGAGGGCGGAACAGTTCGCCGTCGCCGTTGCTGAAGTGCCCCATCTCGATCAGCCGTAGGGCCTCCTGCAGTTCCGGCAGCGCTGATATCACGTCGCTCGGGCGGTAACCGCTTTGCTTGAGGGCCGTGATCTCTTCGACGGTCTTGCCGAACAGGAAGAAGTTTTCGCTCCTCACCAGCTCGCGGATCTCCACATTGGCCCCATCGAGGGTGCCGATGGTGAGGGCACCATTCATGGCAAATTTCATGTTGCCGGTGCCGGAGGCTTCCTTGCCGGCGGTGGAGATCTGTTCGGAGAGGTCGGAGGCGGGATACACCTGCTCTCCCAATTTCACGTTGTAGTCCGGCAGGAAAACCACCCGCAGCAGACCATCCATGTCCGGATCGGCATTGATCGTGTCGGCAATGCCGTTGATGAAGCGGATTATCAACTTCGCCATGTAGTAGCCCGGAGCGGCCTTGCCGCCGAAGATCACGGTGCGGGGCGCCATGCCATCGGTCTGGCCGTTCTTGATCCGCAGGTATTGGGTGATCACCTGCAGGGCGTTGAGGTGTTGGCGCTTGTATTCGTGGATGCGCTTCACCTGCACGTCGAACAAGCTGGAAGGGTCCACCAGCACGCCGGTGTTGCGGTGGATGTAGGTGGCCAGCTTGCGCTTCACCGACAGTTTTGTGTTGCCCCAGAGCTCCAGGAAGCCCTGATCGTTTTGCCGCTCTTCCAGCTTGCGCAGGCTCTCCATGTTGGAGATCCAGTCGGGCCCGACGTGCTCATCGAGTAAGGCGGACATCTCGGGGTTGGCCAGAGCAACCCAGCGGCGTGGGGTGACGCCATTGGTGACGTTGGTGAACTTCTCCGGCCAGAGCGCTGCGAATTCCGGCAGCAGGTCGGTTTTCACCAGATCGGAGTGAAGCGCCGCCACACCGTTCACATGGTGGGCGCCGATGGTGGCCAGGTGGGCCATTCGCACGGCCTTGCTGCCCTCTTCATCGATGATCGAGAGCTTGCGCTGAATGGCATCGTTGCCGGGATAACGCAGCCGCACCTGCTGCAGGAAACGCCGGTTGATCTCGTAAATCAGCTCGAGATGGCGGGGAAGCAGGCTTCCGAACAGGTCGAGGTCCCACTTCTCCAGCGCCTCGGGCAGGAGGGTGTGGTTGGTGTAGGCCACGGAGCGGGAAGTGATGTCCCAGGCCCGATCCCACTCCAGATGCCGATCATCGATCAGCAGGCGCATCAACTCAGCCACGGCGATGGCTGGGTGGGTGTCGTTGAGCTGAACGGTCCAGTAGTTGTGGAAGTCCTCAACCGCCAGCCCCCGGTTGTCGAGGCTGCGGAGCATGTCCTGAAGGGAGCAGCTGACGAAGAAATGCTGTTGCTTCAGTCGCAGACGCCGGCCCTCGTCGGTGCCGTCGTTGGGATACAGCACCTTGGAGAGGGTTTCGCTGCCCACCTTTTCTTCCACGGCGCCGTAGTAGTCGCCGATGTTGAAGGCATAGAAATCGAAGCTTTCGGTGGCATCGGCACGCCACAGCCGCAGCCGGTCGCAGATGTTGACCCGATAGCCCAGCACGGGCACGTCATGGGGGATGCCGATGGCGTGTTCCGCCGGGATCCAGCGGGAGCGGTAGTTGCCCTTGTCGTCGATGTAGCTCTCGGTGCGGCCACCGAAGCCAACGAAGCAGGCCTCGTCGGGCTGGGGCAGCTCCCAGGGCCAGCCTCCCTTGAGCCACTTGTCGGTGATCTCCACCTGCCAGCCATCGCGGATTAGCTGGTCGAAGATGCCGAACTCATAACGGATGCCGTAGCCGGTGGCTGGAATTTTCAGGCTCGCCAGCGACTCCATGTAGCAAGCCGCCAGCCGACCTAGACCGCCGTTGCCCAGCCCAGGTTCCTCCTCCACATCCAAGATCTGCTGCAGTGAATCAATGCCGAAATTCTTCAGTGCCTCCTCGGCCTCCTTCTGGATCCCCAGGTTCAGCAGATTGCTGTTGAGCTGCGGACCGATCAGGAATTCCGCTGAGAGGTAGGCCACCGATTTCTGCGGGTGGGCCCGCATCGCTTCGGTGGTGGCCAGGTAGCGCATCATCAGGCGATCACGCACCGCATAGCTCAGGGCCATGTAGAGGTCGTGGCGACTGGCGGTCGGTGCCAGTTTCCCGAGCGTGAAGAACAGGTGCTCGGTCATGCCGTCGAACACGCTCTTGGCATCGAGACCGGCGCGCTCAGGGTCGTTGTAACAACCGGGCGTGGGCAGACGCAGATCGAAGGGCTGGGAAGTGGTCATGGGGGTTCAGCGAGCCATGGAGCGTGGAATCACCGTCAGGCCAAGGGTGCTCGGAGCCCAACTCAATGAATTGTCTGGACCGTAGCCATCACAACTGGGGCTGCCTGCAAAAAATCGAGCTTCTACAGCATCTCCAGTTAATTCGGCTCATCCAGCGAACAGTTCACCGGCGGAATGACCATTAAGGTTCGGCGTGAAACGTGCCCGGCTTGATGCTGCTGCCCACCCTGCTGAGCGAAATCAGCAGCCATGACTTCGAGGTCGCCGAAACGTTGATCGGTGTTCTGAGGTTCGTGCTGATCTTCATCGCAGCCCGGACTCTGGCTGAAATCCTTGTTCGGTTCGAACTGCCGACAATTCTTGGTGAGCTGCTGGCCGGCGTCATCATTGGCGCTTCCGGGTTGCATCTGCTGGTGCCACCGGAAACCCAGGTGCAACTGAGTGGGGCCTTCTCCAATGCCCTGGGGGGGCTGGCTCACGTTCCCCCTGAGGAAATTGGGTTGATTTACAACGAGAGCTTCGGGTCGCTTCGATCGGTTTCCAACCTCGGCCTCTATTCCCTGCTCTTTCTTACCGGTTTGGAGAGTGAGCTTGATGAATTGATGGCTGTCGGCGCCCAGGCCTTCTCGGTTGCTGTGGTGGGGGTTGTACTTCCGTTCGCCCTCGGAACCTTCGGCCTGATGGCTCTGTTCCATGTGGATCCAATTCAGGCGATCTTTGCTGGCGCTTCGATGACGGCCACCAGCATCGGTATTACCGCCAGCGTGTTTGGTGAGCTGGGTTATCTACGCACCCGTGAGGGCCAGATCGTGATCGGCGCCGCTGTACTCGACGACATCCTTGGCATCGTGATCCTGGCGGTGGTCGTCTCCCTCGCGGCAGGCGGCAGCCTTGAAATCGCTCCAATTGTTCAGCTCGTGGTGGCTGCCGTGCTGTTTGTGGTGGTGGCTCTTGTGCTGAGCCGCAAAGCAGCTCCCGCCTTCGACTGGATGATCGACCAGCTCAAAGCGCCGGGAGCAAAGCTGGTCGGCTCCTACCTGTTGCTGGGAGCCAGCTGCTTCATCGCCACGGCGATTGGTCTCGAGGCTGCCTTGGGTGCGTTCGCTGCTGGTCTGATCGCCAGCACCTCAAAGCATCGCCATGAGATTCAGGCGGCTGTCATGCCGATCGTGGGCTTGTTCGCAACGGTGTTCTTCGTGCTTGTGGGCGCCGGCATGGATCTTTCGGTGATCAACCCGTCCGATCCCGAAGCTCGTTCAGCGCTGGTGATCGCTGGCTTCATGTTCATTGTGGCCATCATCGGCAAGGTGGTCGCTGGCTGGGCCGTGTTCGGCAAGCAGAAAACCAACCATCTAGTGGTGGGGCTCGGGATGCTGCCCCGTGGCGAGGTGGGCCTGATCTTTTTGGGTCTTGGCACTGCTGCCAAGTTGCTCAGCCCAGGCCTGGAAGCGGCGATTCTGCTGATGGTGATCGGCACCACGTTCCTGGCACCGGTTTTGCTGCGCTTGGTGTTGAAGGGCAAGCCGCCTGAGGATGGCGATCAAGTGCCTGAGGAATTGGCAGCCGATCCTCTAGCGGGTGCCTCCTGAAATCAATCGGTTTTGCCTGCATTGGCAAGGATGAGCAACACACTCCAGCCCACGGCCACAACGCCAAGGCTGGAGGCCCAGCCTGGTCCCAAGGCCCAGCTGAATCCAAGCTGGGTCACCACGCCGGTGGCCAAGGCAAGCAGCAAGCTGCTGATCACCAGGGCCGGTTGACGCACCGATTCCGGGAGCTCACTCTCCTCAAGGCTGGATTCCAACGTGCTGAGCGGGCCGCTCAGCGGCACGTAAAGAGCGATGGCCCAGAGCAAAGCTCCGCGCCAGACGGAGGGGTCTGCCAGCGGTCCGCCCATTACCTCGTAGTTCAGCATCCAGGCCGCTCCAGTGCTGCTTAGCATCGCGTCCCTCGCAGCCGGCTGTGGATCGCGTCACCTGGAGCTATCTCGGCCACGCCGTGGACACGGTGCATCAGCATCCTGAGCAGGACAGTGCTGATCGCCCTGCCCTTCTGTTGGTCCACGGTTTTGGGGCATCCACCGATCACTGGCGCCACAACATTCCCGTGTTGGCCGAGACCCATGCCGTGCATGCGATCGATCTGCTCGGCTTCGGCAGGAGTGCCAAGCCGGCGGGCCTGAATTACGGCGGCGCTCTGTGGCGAGATCAGCTGGTGGCCTACGTGCGCGAGCGGATCGGGCGTCCGACGGTGATCGCAGGCAATTCCCTGGGAGGTTTTGCGGCCCTTGCAGCCGGAGCTGCCTTGGGATCGGACTGTGCGGGGGTTGTGCTGCTCAATGCCGCCGGTCCCTTCAGTGATGAGCAGAAACCGCCGCAGAGCTGGGGCGCCATCGCCCGCCAGAGCATTGGCACGGCCCTGCTGAAAAGTCCTGTGCTGCAGCGGCTGCTGTTCGAGAACCTGCGCCGGCCCGCCACGATTCGCCGCACCCTGAACCAGGTGTATTTGGACAAAACCAATGTCGATGACTGGCTGGTGGAGTCGATCCGGCGCCCCTCCCTTGACCCTGGTGCCTTTGGGGTGTTTCGCACCGTCTTCGATATTCCCCGCGGTCAGCCCCTCGACGAGCTCTTCGCGGAACTGACGGCGCCGCTGTTGCTGCTCTGGGGCATTCGTGATCCCTGGATCAACGCCCCCGGTCGCCGCTCCACCTTCCAGCGCCATGCTCCAGAGGCCACCACTGAGGTGGTGCTTGAGGCAGGGCACTGCCCCCACGATGAAGTGCCGGATCAGGTGAATGCGGCGCTGCTGCAATGGCTTGAGGGCCTCAAGTCGGCTGCGGCACCGACAAATTCTGATCTGCTGGCTAAGGGAGTGAATTAGACACCCCGCATCGGCGGATGCCCATGACCCTCACCCAGCAGTCGGCCCCCTACGCCCACTGGGACTTCCTGCATCCCAGCAGCGGTGATCGGTTGCGGATCATCCCCGAGCGGGGTGGTTTGGTGAGCAGCTGGGTTTGCGGAGGACGGGAGATCCTGTATTTCGATCAGGACCGCTACGCCGATCCCAGCAAAAGCATTCGCGGCGGCATCCCGGTGTTGTTTCCGATCTGCGGCAATCTCCCCGGTGACGTGCTCCCCGTGGATGGGGTTGATTACCCCCTCAAGCAGCACGGCTTCGCGCGGGATCTGCCTTGGCAGCTTCAGTTGCTGGACGATCAGAGCGGCGTGCGCCTCAGCCTCTCCAGCACCGACGCGACGCTGAAGGCCTATCCCTTCCCCTTCCGTTTGGAGATGGAGCTGCGCCCGGTGAGCTCTGCGTTGGAGATCTCCACCACGGTGCACAACTGTGGTGCTGTCGCCATGCCCTTCAGTTTTGGCTTCCACCCTTACTTCAACGTGAGTGATCTGGCCCAGACCCGGCTCATGGGTCTGGCGGAGCGCTGCCTCAACCATTTGGAGATGGCGGAGGCCGCCACCGCCGATCAGCTCAGGCGGTTGCCCGAGGGGGTGGATTTCCTCTGCCGCCCTGCTGGTCCGGTCACGCTGATCGACGACTCCACCGGGGTGAAGCTTGAGCTGCAGCATCAGGCGCCGCTGGATCTCAGCGTGGTCTGGACCGAACCCCCGCGGCCGATGGTTTGTCTGGAGCCCTGGACAGGGCCCCGGCAGGCGCTGGTTAGCGGTGATCGCAAGCTAGTGCTCGAGCCCGGCGCGAAGCAGACCCTCGCCTGTCGCTACAGCGTCTGCTGATTCACCCCCGGTAGCCGACCGCGGCTGAGTTGCAGTTTGGGGTCGAACTGGCGTTTCACCGCTTCGATCAGTGGACGGGAGGGACGGTCGAGCCAGGCCGGCACAGTTGATCCGGCTGCTCGTTTCAACAGCGTCATTTCACCGCCGAGGCGGATCACGCTGCGGCGCAACGCTTCCAGCTGGTGATCCGGAGTTGCCATATCGCACCAGCCATCGCCACAGCCGGTTCCGGCGGCCAGCTCCCAGCACCACGGCTTCAGAGCCGTCAAGGCCTCATCCCGCAGCAACTGTTGCAACTGGGCCGGCGGCAGCACCAGTCGCACCAGTTGTGCGGAGGGGCTGGCCTCAACGGATGTGGTCAGCGCATCGGCGCAGGGCTGGCGCTGGGCACTGAGCTGTTGTTGCAGCGCCAAACTCTCCAGCCGTTTCAGCTGGTCTTCCACCGCCTGCTCCGAGACGCTGCTCACCACCAGCCGTAGCTGCCAGGTGCCGTTGCCATTGTTGATCCAGTCACAGCGTTCTGGTGTGAGGCTGGAGCGCAGCAGTTCGCTGCGGAAGGCCTCCTGGTCCGCCAGCTCGCCGTCCACGATCAGGCTGCTTCGGGCGGGGCGCAGCGGTTGCAGCCGCAGAGTGAGTTCGGTGATCAGCGCCAGGCTTCCCCAGCTGCCGCAGAGCAGCCGCATCAGGTCGTAGCCCGCCACGTTCTTCACCACCCGTCCACCGGCGTGGGCTTCGGTGCCATCCGCACGCAAAAGGCCGATGCCGATGATCTGATCCCGCACCCCCAGATGGCGGTGACGCAGCCCGCCGGCCAGACCCCGGGCTACCAGGCCGCCGATGCTGCCGGGAGCGCCGGCTCGGGGCCAGTCAATCGGCAGCCATTGGCCCTGCTCTTTCAGCAGATCCTGCAGGTCCTGAAGCGGCAGACCGGCTTCCACCGTGATCGTCAGATCGTCTACGGCATGGTCGATCACCCGGTTGAGCTGACGGCAGGAGAGCACCTCATGGCGTGGATCCAGCGGCGGGCCCCAGTCCAGGCGTGTGCCCAGGCCACTGGGACTCCAGGGGATGCCGCTCTGATGCCACTGGTGCACCAGGTCGATCAGAGCGCTGCGGCTGGCGGGGGAATGGCTCACGGCACGATGGTGCCATGAAGGTTGTGGTCATTGACGACGATCCCACCGGCTCGCAGACGGTGCACAGCTGTCCGCTGTTGCTGCGCTGGGATGTCGACACCCTGCGCCGGGGACTGCGCCATGCGTCGCCGCTGTTGTTTCTGCTGGCCGACACCCGGGCGCTGACGCCCACGGTTGCAGCGGAACGCAACCGCGGCATTGCGGCGGCTTTGGATCTGGCGCTGCAACGGGAGGGATTGGGCCGTGATCAGGTGCTGCTGGTGAGTCGTGGCGATTCGACTTTGCGCGGCCACGGGGTGCTGGAGCCGGAGGTCTTGCAGGGGGCTTTTGGTCCCTTTGATGCCACCTTTCATGTGCCGGCGTTCTTGGAGGGGGGGCGCACCACCGTGAATGGGGTGCATCTCCTCCACGGGGAACCGGTGCACACCACGCCGTTCGCCCAGGACCGGCTGTTCGGCTTCAGCAGCAGTGATCTGGCCCGTTGGCTGGAGGAGAAAAGTGACGGGGCCATTGCCGCGGCTTCGGTGCTGCGCATCAGCGGTCGGGAGCTCGATGCCGGCTGTGGGGCGGGTTTGCCGCTGTTGATTGATCGCCTGCGTTCTCTCCAGGGCAATGCAGCGGTGGTGGTGGATGCCGAGCGGCAGGAGCAGCTCACCGCTCTGGCTGCAGCGGTGCGCGCCCTCCAAGGGCAGAAACGCTTCCTGTTCCGTTCCGCCGCCAGCATGGTGAAGGCCTTGGCGGATCCAGGTCCGCAGCCGCTTGATCCCAAGGGCTTGGCGGGGTTGCGCCGACTGGCTGCTGATGGAACGCCCCTGCCGGGATTGGTGATGGTGGGCTCCCACGTGCCCTTGGCGGATCAGCAGCTGGAGTTGTTGCTGCAGCGATCGGGTTGCCAAGGGATTGAGCTGCCGGTGCCGCGCATTGCCCGGGTGCTGGAACGGCCCACACCCGATCTGCTCCTGGCGGATCTGGAGAGGGTCTGGTTGCAGCAGCTGCAAGAGCTGCTGGGAGCAGGCCTCACGCCGGTGCTGTTCACCAGCCGCGGTGAGCTGCGCTGTGCTTCAGAGCAGGAGGGGCGGCGTTTGTCCTCCGCGCTGGCGGAGTTGATGGGTCGACTGGCGGCAGCCCTTGCTCCTGATCTGGGCTACCTGATCAGCAAAGGCGGTATCACCACCCAGACGCTGCTGGCCCGGGGCCTGGGCCTCGAGTCGATTCAGTCGGAGGGCCAACTGCTGCCTGGCCTGTCGCTGGTGCGTCCGTCAGCGGGCCCCTGTAGCGGACTGCCGATTCTCACCTTCCCCGGCAATCTCGGCGTTGCCGGCACGTTGAGGGACGCCTGGCAGCTGATGGAGGCCGGCTGAGGCTGCCAGCAGTTCCATCGGATGCTGCACCCGGGCCCGATCGCCCAGATGGCGCCGCAGCTGCAGGGTGCAACCGATGTTGGCGCTGGCCACCAGTTCGGCGCCGGTGCTGCTGAGGTCATCGGCCTTGATCCGGCCCAGTTTGGCGGCTTCCTCCGGTTGCACCAGGTTGTAGATGCCGGCACTGCCGCAGCAGACCCCCGCCTCGGTCGCTTCCCGCAGCTGGATGCCGGGGATGGCGCGCAGCAGCTGGCGCGGCTGGGCCTGGATTCCCTGGCCGTGAATCATGTGGCAGGCGTCATGCATGGCCACCACGCCGGGTAGAGGTTGCAGTTGGGCGCGGAATGTCTCCAGCAGGCCGCGGTCCGCCAGGAATTCCTGCACATCCAGCACCGGAGCGCGGAAGGCAGTGTCGCCGTTCAGCAGCCCGCCGTAGGCCTTCATCGTGTGGCCACAGCCTGAAGCGGCCACCAGTACCGCATCCAGGTCTCCCTGGATTGCGTTCATGCTGCGGATGAGATCCGTCGCCAATTGGCGGGTGAGTTCCAGCTCTCCTTGGTGATGGCTCACCGCCCCGCAGCATCCCTGTTCCGGTGGAATCACCACCTCAAATCCGTTGGCCTGCAGCACTTTCACCGTTGCGCTGCTGACGCTGGGATCGAAGCAGCGCTGCACGCAGCCCAGCAACAGCGCCACGCGGCCGCGGCGATCACCGCTGGCGGGATTGATCTGGGGCAGTTGGTCGCTGAAGTTCTCCGGTACTAGGGGCGGCAGCAGCTGTTCCATCGCTTCGATCTCCGGCCCGAACAGACGGGTGAGCCCGGAGCGGCGGACCAGCTGTTGCAGCGGTGTGCCGGCATAGGCCCGCAGCGGCTGGAGCAGGGCCCGTAGGCGCTTGGGGTAGGGCAGCACCTGCAGCAGCAGCCTGCGAAAACTGGTTTGCCAGCTGCTGCGCTGGTTGGCCTGATTCAGCTTGGGCCGGGTGGCCTCGATTAGCTGGTCGTAGCGAACCCCGGATGGGCAGGCGGAAACACAGGCGTAGCAGCCCAGGCAGGTGTCGAAATGGCTGGCGACCGTGGCATCCAATTCCAGCTCCCCGGCTTCGATCGCCCGCAGGGCATGGATGCGACCGCGGGGGGAGTCCATTTCACTGGCCAGCACGCGATAGCTGGCACAGGTGGGCAGACAGAAGCCGCAGTGCACGCAGGGGTCAGCGGCGCCGGCGGGAAGTCCGGGGAGCTGGGTGGAAGAGGCCATCGCCTCAGTTTGGCGTGAATGCCAGCTCTGGCGATCAGAAGCGCTTGATGACCGCTTCGGCGAAGCCGCTGCAGCTCACTGGATCCACCTGGGGTTCCATCAATCGGGCCAGGTCGTAAGTGACCTGTTTGTCCGCGATGGCGGCACTGAGGCCCTTGGTCACCAGATCGGCAGCTTCCTGCCAGCCGAGGAACTCCAGCATCATTACGCCGCTGAGGATCACTGAGCCCGGGTTGATCCGATCGAGCCCGGCGTGTTTCGGGGCGGTGCCGTGGGTGGCTTCGAAGATGGCGGCGTTCTCGCCGATGTTGGCCCCGGGGGCCATGCCCAGGCCACCGACCATTGCAGCGGCGGCATCGGAGATGTAGTCACCGTTGAGGTTGAGCGTGGCGAGGATCGAATACTCCTGGGGGCGGGTCTGGATCTGCTGGAAAATGCTGTCGGCGATGCGGTCATCCACCAGCACCATCTCCCTCCACTTGCCGCCACCGTGGCTGCTACCGATGGCGTCGATCACCGCCTGCACCTCGGCATCAATTTCAGCTTTTTTCTCCGGGGTCAGGCTGTCGTAACCGGGCTCGATCATCCGGGCGTTGGCCTGAACGCTCAGGTTGGGTTCCTTTTCGAGGTTGCCGAGAATCCAGCTTTCCCGCTCGGTGATGCACACGTGGCGGAATTCTGTGGTGGCCAGCTCGTAGCCCCAGTCGCGGAAGGCTCCTTCCGTGAACTTCATGATGTTGCCCTTGTGCACCAAAGTCACATGGCGCTTGTCGCCCTGAAGACGCAGGGCGTGCTGGATCGCCTTGCGGATGTGGCGCTGGCTGCCGGCTTTGCTCACCGGCTTGATGCCGATGCCGGATCCCTCGGGGATCTGACGCTTGCCCAGCTTGCCGTTGGCGGGGATGACCACCTCGTTGAGGTGCTTCCGCAGCTCTTGACCGACGGCGTCATCGGCTTCCCATTCAACCCCCATGTAGATGTCTTCGGTGTTCTCCCGGTAGACGATCACGTCCAGATCCTGGGGACGCTTGTGGGGGCTTGGAGTGCCCTCGTAATAACGGCAGGGGCGCACGCAGGAATACAGATCAAAGATCTGGCGCAGGGCCACGTTCAGCGACCGGATACCGCCACCCACCGGAGTGGTGAGGGGGCCTTTGATGGCCACGCCGTAGGCGCGGATCGCCTCGAGGGTGTCCTCCGGCAGGTACTGGTAAGTGCCGTAGAGGTCGCAGGCCTCATCGCCGGCGTAAACCTTGAACCATTCGATGCTCTTGCTGCCGCCGTAGGCCTTGGCCACAGCCGCATCCAACACCTTCTGCGTGGCTGGCCAGATGTCCACGCCGGTGCCATCACCCCGGATGAAGGGGATGATCGGGTTGTCGGCCACAACGGGTTGGCCGTTCTCGAAGCGGATTGGTGTGCCCTGGCTGGGGGCGGTGAGCTTCTCGAACTGGGCCATGGCGGTTGGTCGGGCGTCAGCAGGCCGAGCCTATGACTGAGCCGGGAGCCTTACGGTTCAAACAGTGCAGACCGCGCATTGATGGCCAGCGAGCAGGTATGGGTGGTGGCGGCCTGCTTCAACGAAGCCGAGGTGATCAGCGCCTTCATTGAGCGTGTGTTGGCCTTGCCGGAGGTGGACCATCTGCTGCTGATTGATGACGGTTCCTCCGATGCCACGGTTGCTGTGATCCGTGCCTGGCAGCAGAGCCATGCCAATCCTGCCGTCACGCTGTTGGAGCTCACCCGCAACTTCGGCAAGGAGGCCGCGATGCTGGCGGGGTTGGACTACGCCAATGGCCGCTGTGCCGCTGCGGTGCTGATCGATTCCGACCTGCAGCACCCGCCGGAGCGGATTCCCGCCATGGTCCAGGCCTGGCGAAACGGGGCTGAGGTGGTGACCGCGGTGAGGGACGACCGCGATGCTGAAGGGCTCGTCAAGGTGGCCACGGCGTCTTGGTTTTATCGGGTGTTCAACCGCTTGGTGGATTCGATCCAGCTTCAGGAAGGGGCGGGCGACTTCCGGCTCTTGAGTGCTCCAGTGGTGGAGGCGGTGACCCAGTTGCGTGAGGCCACGCGCTTCTCCAAAGGATTGATGCCTTGGACTGGTTACCGCAGCGAGGAGATCGCCTACAGCCGGGTGGCCCGCGTCGGTGGCACCACGTCTTGGAGTTCCCTCAAGCTCTGGCGCTATGCGCTGGACGGCATCTTTTCCTTCACGGTCAAGCCCCTGAAGGTCTGGGGCGTGATCGGTGTGCTGATTTCATTCCTGAGTTTTGTCTATGCCGCCCTGATCGTGTTGCGCACCCTGGTTTTCGGTATCGACCTGCCGGGCTACGCCTCACTGATCGTGGCTGTTCTGTTCCTTGGGGGAATTCAGCTGA comes from the Synechococcus sp. A15-62 genome and includes:
- a CDS encoding glycogen/starch/alpha-glucan phosphorylase, with product MTTSQPFDLRLPTPGCYNDPERAGLDAKSVFDGMTEHLFFTLGKLAPTASRHDLYMALSYAVRDRLMMRYLATTEAMRAHPQKSVAYLSAEFLIGPQLNSNLLNLGIQKEAEEALKNFGIDSLQQILDVEEEPGLGNGGLGRLAACYMESLASLKIPATGYGIRYEFGIFDQLIRDGWQVEITDKWLKGGWPWELPQPDEACFVGFGGRTESYIDDKGNYRSRWIPAEHAIGIPHDVPVLGYRVNICDRLRLWRADATESFDFYAFNIGDYYGAVEEKVGSETLSKVLYPNDGTDEGRRLRLKQQHFFVSCSLQDMLRSLDNRGLAVEDFHNYWTVQLNDTHPAIAVAELMRLLIDDRHLEWDRAWDITSRSVAYTNHTLLPEALEKWDLDLFGSLLPRHLELIYEINRRFLQQVRLRYPGNDAIQRKLSIIDEEGSKAVRMAHLATIGAHHVNGVAALHSDLVKTDLLPEFAALWPEKFTNVTNGVTPRRWVALANPEMSALLDEHVGPDWISNMESLRKLEERQNDQGFLELWGNTKLSVKRKLATYIHRNTGVLVDPSSLFDVQVKRIHEYKRQHLNALQVITQYLRIKNGQTDGMAPRTVIFGGKAAPGYYMAKLIIRFINGIADTINADPDMDGLLRVVFLPDYNVKLGEQVYPASDLSEQISTAGKEASGTGNMKFAMNGALTIGTLDGANVEIRELVRSENFFLFGKTVEEITALKQSGYRPSDVISALPELQEALRLIEMGHFSNGDGELFRPLLDNLTGNDPFYVMADYADYLRAQEAVSRAWSDRMHWNRMSLLNTARTGFFSSDRSISEYCNNIWAVDPLNVEITCDVR
- a CDS encoding cation:proton antiporter encodes the protein MLLPTLLSEISSHDFEVAETLIGVLRFVLIFIAARTLAEILVRFELPTILGELLAGVIIGASGLHLLVPPETQVQLSGAFSNALGGLAHVPPEEIGLIYNESFGSLRSVSNLGLYSLLFLTGLESELDELMAVGAQAFSVAVVGVVLPFALGTFGLMALFHVDPIQAIFAGASMTATSIGITASVFGELGYLRTREGQIVIGAAVLDDILGIVILAVVVSLAAGGSLEIAPIVQLVVAAVLFVVVALVLSRKAAPAFDWMIDQLKAPGAKLVGSYLLLGASCFIATAIGLEAALGAFAAGLIASTSKHRHEIQAAVMPIVGLFATVFFVLVGAGMDLSVINPSDPEARSALVIAGFMFIVAIIGKVVAGWAVFGKQKTNHLVVGLGMLPRGEVGLIFLGLGTAAKLLSPGLEAAILLMVIGTTFLAPVLLRLVLKGKPPEDGDQVPEELAADPLAGAS
- a CDS encoding alpha/beta fold hydrolase — protein: MDRVTWSYLGHAVDTVHQHPEQDSADRPALLLVHGFGASTDHWRHNIPVLAETHAVHAIDLLGFGRSAKPAGLNYGGALWRDQLVAYVRERIGRPTVIAGNSLGGFAALAAGAALGSDCAGVVLLNAAGPFSDEQKPPQSWGAIARQSIGTALLKSPVLQRLLFENLRRPATIRRTLNQVYLDKTNVDDWLVESIRRPSLDPGAFGVFRTVFDIPRGQPLDELFAELTAPLLLLWGIRDPWINAPGRRSTFQRHAPEATTEVVLEAGHCPHDEVPDQVNAALLQWLEGLKSAAAPTNSDLLAKGVN
- a CDS encoding galactose mutarotase, with product MPMTLTQQSAPYAHWDFLHPSSGDRLRIIPERGGLVSSWVCGGREILYFDQDRYADPSKSIRGGIPVLFPICGNLPGDVLPVDGVDYPLKQHGFARDLPWQLQLLDDQSGVRLSLSSTDATLKAYPFPFRLEMELRPVSSALEISTTVHNCGAVAMPFSFGFHPYFNVSDLAQTRLMGLAERCLNHLEMAEAATADQLRRLPEGVDFLCRPAGPVTLIDDSTGVKLELQHQAPLDLSVVWTEPPRPMVCLEPWTGPRQALVSGDRKLVLEPGAKQTLACRYSVC
- a CDS encoding FAD-binding oxidoreductase, with amino-acid sequence MSHSPASRSALIDLVHQWHQSGIPWSPSGLGTRLDWGPPLDPRHEVLSCRQLNRVIDHAVDDLTITVEAGLPLQDLQDLLKEQGQWLPIDWPRAGAPGSIGGLVARGLAGGLRHRHLGVRDQIIGIGLLRADGTEAHAGGRVVKNVAGYDLMRLLCGSWGSLALITELTLRLQPLRPARSSLIVDGELADQEAFRSELLRSSLTPERCDWINNGNGTWQLRLVVSSVSEQAVEDQLKRLESLALQQQLSAQRQPCADALTTSVEASPSAQLVRLVLPPAQLQQLLRDEALTALKPWCWELAAGTGCGDGWCDMATPDHQLEALRRSVIRLGGEMTLLKRAAGSTVPAWLDRPSRPLIEAVKRQFDPKLQLSRGRLPGVNQQTL
- a CDS encoding four-carbon acid sugar kinase family protein, with amino-acid sequence MKVVVIDDDPTGSQTVHSCPLLLRWDVDTLRRGLRHASPLLFLLADTRALTPTVAAERNRGIAAALDLALQREGLGRDQVLLVSRGDSTLRGHGVLEPEVLQGAFGPFDATFHVPAFLEGGRTTVNGVHLLHGEPVHTTPFAQDRLFGFSSSDLARWLEEKSDGAIAAASVLRISGRELDAGCGAGLPLLIDRLRSLQGNAAVVVDAERQEQLTALAAAVRALQGQKRFLFRSAASMVKALADPGPQPLDPKGLAGLRRLAADGTPLPGLVMVGSHVPLADQQLELLLQRSGCQGIELPVPRIARVLERPTPDLLLADLERVWLQQLQELLGAGLTPVLFTSRGELRCASEQEGRRLSSALAELMGRLAAALAPDLGYLISKGGITTQTLLARGLGLESIQSEGQLLPGLSLVRPSAGPCSGLPILTFPGNLGVAGTLRDAWQLMEAG